One region of Anaeromyxobacter paludicola genomic DNA includes:
- the ipdC gene encoding indolepyruvate/phenylpyruvate decarboxylase, whose protein sequence is MNLTESLLGALRDHGARQIFGIPGDFALPFFRIIEESGILPLHTLSHEPAVGFAADAAARVGQGLGVAAVTYGAGALNMVNAVAAAYAERSPLVVLSGGPGRGESRSGLLLHHQARSLDSQLEIFRELTCDQARLEDAARAPAEIARVLAACVDRSLPVYLELPRDMAAAPCAKVSPLPTAPPDREVLDACADEVLARLSRARSPVLMVGIEVRRYRLEEKVAELAHRLGVPTVTSFMGRGLLTGADAPLLGTYLGVAGDPGLTRLVEDSDGLFLLGELVSDTNFGASERSIDLRKTIHAWEGEVKLGYHAYQGVRLADLVDALLARTAPTSRHFAVSRPVYPRGLVADGAPIAPADLAAAVNDLMATHGTMPIASDVGDCLFTAMDVDQTELVAPGYYATMGFGVPAGLGLQAATGRRPLVLVGDGAFQMTGWELGNCRRLGFDPIVLVFNNQSWEMLRTFQPQSRFNDLDDWKFAEMAAGLGGDGVRVRTRAELAQALARAAATRGRFQLVEAMIPRGVLSPTLKNFVEGVKRLNAGKA, encoded by the coding sequence ATGAACCTCACCGAGTCGCTCCTCGGCGCGCTGCGCGACCACGGCGCCCGGCAGATCTTCGGGATCCCGGGCGACTTCGCCCTCCCCTTCTTCCGGATCATCGAGGAGTCGGGGATCCTCCCGCTCCACACCCTCTCGCACGAGCCGGCGGTCGGCTTCGCCGCCGACGCCGCCGCGCGGGTGGGCCAGGGGCTCGGGGTGGCCGCCGTCACCTACGGCGCCGGCGCGCTCAACATGGTCAACGCGGTGGCGGCCGCCTACGCGGAGCGGTCGCCGCTGGTGGTGCTCTCGGGCGGCCCGGGCCGGGGCGAGTCCCGCTCCGGGCTCCTGCTGCACCACCAGGCCCGCAGCCTCGACTCGCAGCTCGAGATCTTCCGCGAGCTCACCTGCGACCAGGCCCGGCTCGAGGACGCGGCGCGCGCGCCGGCCGAGATCGCCCGGGTGCTCGCCGCCTGCGTGGACCGGTCGCTGCCGGTCTACCTCGAGCTGCCGCGCGACATGGCGGCGGCCCCGTGCGCGAAGGTGTCGCCGCTCCCGACCGCGCCCCCCGACCGCGAGGTGCTCGACGCCTGCGCCGACGAGGTGCTGGCGCGCCTCTCCCGGGCCCGCTCCCCGGTGCTGATGGTGGGCATCGAGGTGCGCCGCTACCGGCTCGAGGAGAAGGTGGCGGAGCTGGCCCACCGGCTCGGCGTGCCGACCGTCACGAGCTTCATGGGGCGGGGCCTGCTCACCGGCGCCGACGCCCCGCTCCTCGGCACCTACCTCGGCGTGGCCGGCGACCCGGGGCTGACGCGCCTCGTGGAGGACTCCGACGGGCTCTTCCTCCTCGGCGAGCTCGTCTCCGACACCAACTTCGGCGCCTCCGAGCGGTCCATCGACCTGCGCAAGACCATCCACGCCTGGGAGGGCGAGGTGAAGCTCGGCTACCACGCCTACCAGGGCGTGCGGCTCGCCGACCTCGTGGACGCGCTCCTCGCCCGCACCGCCCCCACCTCGCGCCACTTCGCCGTGAGCCGGCCGGTCTACCCGCGCGGCCTGGTGGCCGACGGCGCGCCCATCGCCCCGGCCGACCTCGCCGCGGCGGTGAACGACCTCATGGCGACCCACGGCACCATGCCGATCGCGAGCGACGTGGGCGACTGCCTCTTCACCGCCATGGACGTGGACCAGACCGAGCTCGTGGCGCCCGGCTACTACGCCACCATGGGCTTCGGCGTGCCGGCCGGCCTCGGGCTGCAGGCCGCCACCGGCCGGCGCCCGCTGGTGCTGGTGGGCGACGGCGCCTTCCAGATGACCGGCTGGGAGCTCGGCAACTGCCGCCGGCTCGGCTTCGACCCCATCGTCCTCGTCTTCAACAACCAGAGCTGGGAGATGCTCCGCACCTTCCAGCCGCAGTCGCGGTTCAACGACCTCGACGACTGGAAGTTCGCCGAGATGGCCGCCGGCCTGGGCGGCGACGGCGTCCGGGTGCGCACCCGGGCCGAGCTCGCGCAGGCGCTGGCGCGGGCCGCCGCCACCCGCGGCCGCTTCCAGCTCGTGGAGGCGATGATCCCGCGCGGCGTGCTCTCCCCGACCCTCAAGAACTTCGTCGAGGGCGTGAAGCGGCTCAACGCCGGGAAGGCCTAG
- a CDS encoding ABC transporter ATP-binding protein, with protein MSESILSIKDLQVNYGAIEALRGISLEVPDKQVVALIGANGAGKTTTLRAVSRMLRPVAGSVTFQGEEISRLQPHEIVARGLAHAPEGRGIFLNLTVQENLELGAFLRTDKDGVAEDMEKFFGLFPILKERLHQVAGTLSGGEQQMLAVARALMSRPKLLLLDEPSLGLAPQVVERIFQVLRDVSAQGVALLLVEQNAHKALQIAHRAYVLETGEVVMQGTGQELLDSPEVRKAYLGE; from the coding sequence GTGAGCGAATCCATCCTTTCGATCAAGGACCTGCAGGTCAACTACGGCGCCATCGAGGCGCTCCGCGGCATCTCGCTGGAGGTCCCGGACAAGCAGGTGGTGGCGCTCATCGGCGCGAACGGCGCCGGCAAGACCACCACCCTGCGCGCCGTCTCGCGCATGCTCCGGCCGGTGGCCGGCTCGGTCACGTTCCAGGGCGAGGAGATCTCCCGCCTCCAGCCGCACGAGATCGTCGCCCGCGGCCTCGCCCACGCGCCCGAGGGGCGCGGCATCTTCCTGAACCTCACGGTGCAGGAGAACCTGGAGCTCGGCGCCTTCCTGCGCACCGACAAGGACGGCGTGGCCGAGGACATGGAGAAGTTCTTCGGGCTCTTCCCGATCCTGAAGGAGCGGCTCCACCAGGTGGCGGGCACGCTCTCCGGCGGCGAGCAGCAGATGCTCGCGGTGGCGCGCGCGCTCATGAGCCGGCCCAAGCTGCTCCTCCTCGACGAGCCGTCGCTCGGCCTGGCGCCGCAGGTGGTGGAGCGCATCTTCCAGGTGCTCCGCGACGTCTCGGCGCAGGGCGTGGCGCTGCTCCTGGTCGAGCAGAACGCCCACAAGGCCCTCCAGATCGCGCACCGCGCCTACGTCCTCGAGACCGGCGAGGTGGTGATGCAGGGCACCGGGCAGGAGCTGCTCGACTCGCCCGAGGTCCGCAAGGCGTACCTCGGCGAGTAG
- a CDS encoding ABC transporter ATP-binding protein, whose translation MQFGGLKALSEFELELKPRELVGLIGPNGAGKTTAFNALTGVYAPSSGDVFVSGERVNGLRPYVICQKGIARTFQNIRLFKDLTAVDNVRVACHHRREAGFTAAFLRSAAFIKDEASITRRAEEYLDVMGLAHRRNELARNLPYGEQRRLEIARALATGPKLLCLDEPAAGMNASEKVSLLELIRKIRDEFGLAILIIEHDMRVVMGVSERLVVLDHGVIISRGPPEKVRKDPKVIEAYLGDAYLAEKQISVPGEGA comes from the coding sequence ATGCAGTTCGGGGGCCTCAAGGCCCTCTCCGAGTTCGAGCTCGAGCTCAAGCCGCGCGAGCTCGTCGGCCTCATCGGCCCGAACGGCGCCGGCAAGACCACCGCCTTCAACGCCCTCACCGGCGTCTACGCGCCGAGCTCCGGCGACGTGTTCGTGAGCGGCGAGCGGGTGAACGGGCTGCGCCCGTACGTCATCTGCCAGAAGGGCATCGCGCGCACGTTCCAGAACATCCGCCTCTTCAAGGACCTCACGGCGGTGGACAACGTCCGCGTGGCCTGCCACCACCGGCGCGAGGCGGGCTTCACCGCCGCCTTCCTGCGGAGCGCGGCCTTCATCAAGGACGAGGCGAGCATCACCCGGCGCGCCGAGGAGTACCTCGACGTCATGGGGCTCGCCCACCGGCGCAACGAGCTGGCGCGCAACCTCCCCTACGGCGAGCAGCGGCGGCTGGAGATCGCGCGCGCCCTCGCCACCGGGCCGAAGCTCCTCTGCCTCGACGAGCCGGCCGCCGGCATGAACGCCTCGGAGAAGGTGTCGCTCCTCGAGCTCATCCGGAAGATCCGCGACGAGTTCGGCCTCGCCATCCTCATCATCGAGCACGACATGCGCGTGGTGATGGGCGTGTCCGAGCGGCTCGTCGTCCTCGACCACGGGGTGATCATCTCGCGCGGCCCGCCGGAGAAGGTGCGCAAGGACCCGAAGGTCATCGAAGCCTACCTCGGCGACGCGTACCTGGCCGAGAAGCAGATCTCCGTCCCCGGAGAGGGCGCGTAG
- a CDS encoding branched-chain amino acid ABC transporter permease, producing the protein MDTLKLAGRSLLPFLVALPVLWIAEGSLADSKSAQIILMAAGINVILAVSLNVVNGFTGQFSIGHAGFMAVGAYTAAKIIVATRGLQLVGLPPAVSDQVLFFLALLAGMITAAGAGLLVGMPSLRLRGDYLAIVTLGFNEIIRVIIENTPFLGQATGISGLPRRTTLVWVGMGVVATLVMARRLVGSTHGRALLAIREDEVAAEAMGVDTVGYKVRAFVISSAFAGLAGGLLVHLIQLCTPRSFTFVKSIEVVVMVVLGGMGSVTGSVVSALVLSFALEGLREAQQYRMVLYSILLIVLMLTRPTGIFGTREIWDMLPRLKRRRAEGGAQ; encoded by the coding sequence GTGGACACGCTCAAGCTCGCGGGGCGCTCGCTCCTCCCGTTCCTCGTGGCCCTGCCGGTCCTCTGGATCGCCGAGGGCTCGCTGGCCGACTCGAAGTCGGCCCAGATCATCCTCATGGCGGCCGGGATCAACGTCATCCTGGCGGTCTCCCTCAACGTGGTGAACGGCTTCACCGGCCAGTTCTCCATCGGCCACGCCGGCTTCATGGCCGTGGGCGCCTACACCGCGGCCAAGATCATCGTCGCCACCCGCGGCCTGCAGCTCGTCGGGCTGCCGCCGGCCGTGTCCGATCAGGTGCTCTTCTTCCTGGCGCTCCTCGCCGGCATGATCACCGCGGCCGGCGCCGGCCTCCTCGTCGGCATGCCGTCGCTGCGCCTCCGGGGCGACTACCTCGCCATCGTCACCCTCGGCTTCAACGAGATCATCCGGGTGATCATCGAGAACACCCCCTTCCTCGGCCAGGCCACCGGCATCTCCGGCCTGCCCCGCCGCACCACGCTCGTCTGGGTGGGCATGGGGGTGGTCGCGACCCTGGTCATGGCGCGCCGCCTCGTCGGCTCGACCCACGGCCGCGCCCTCCTCGCCATCCGCGAGGACGAGGTGGCGGCCGAGGCGATGGGCGTGGACACGGTCGGCTACAAGGTCCGCGCCTTCGTCATCTCCTCCGCCTTCGCCGGCCTGGCCGGCGGCCTGCTCGTGCACCTCATCCAGCTCTGCACCCCCCGGTCCTTCACCTTCGTGAAGTCGATCGAGGTCGTGGTCATGGTGGTGCTGGGCGGCATGGGCTCGGTCACGGGCTCCGTCGTCTCGGCGCTCGTCCTCTCCTTCGCCCTCGAGGGCCTCCGCGAGGCCCAGCAGTACCGCATGGTCCTCTACTCGATCCTCCTCATCGTGCTCATGCTCACCCGCCCCACCGGCATCTTCGGCACCCGCGAGATCTGGGACATGCTGCCCCGGCTCAAGCGGCGCCGCGCCGAGGGAGGCGCCCAGTGA
- a CDS encoding branched-chain amino acid ABC transporter permease, translating into MTEFLQHLVNGLSVGTIYALIALGYTMVYGVLKLINFAHGDVYMVGAFSGLYLARGLGVDEHPSLWKALVVFVGSMVICGALGVIIERFAYRPLRQRPRLTALITAIGVSFLLEYGFQLPPAIGSSVPFPPGPTPRFFPEPFPRVDFEPFGVHVSNYDMVSLATAVALMFALQFVVYRTRFGTAMRAVSFDAGVAGLMGINVNRVIAWTFALGSGLAAAAALLVAGSRPTINPLMGLLPGIKAFVAAVFGGIGNVPGAMVGGLVLGLAEEFVAGYALSSYRDGIAFAMLILVLLVRPAGLFGRVRAEKV; encoded by the coding sequence GTGACAGAATTCCTCCAGCACCTCGTGAACGGCCTCTCGGTGGGGACGATCTACGCCCTCATCGCGCTCGGCTACACGATGGTCTACGGCGTCCTCAAGCTCATCAACTTCGCCCACGGCGACGTCTACATGGTCGGGGCGTTCTCCGGCCTCTACCTCGCGCGCGGGCTGGGGGTGGACGAGCACCCATCCCTCTGGAAGGCCCTCGTCGTCTTCGTCGGCTCCATGGTCATCTGCGGGGCCCTCGGCGTCATCATCGAGCGGTTCGCCTACCGGCCGCTCCGCCAGCGCCCCCGCCTGACGGCCCTCATCACCGCCATCGGCGTCTCCTTCCTGCTCGAGTACGGCTTCCAGCTGCCGCCGGCGATCGGCAGCAGCGTGCCGTTCCCGCCCGGGCCTACGCCGCGCTTCTTCCCCGAGCCCTTCCCGCGCGTGGACTTCGAGCCGTTCGGCGTCCACGTCAGCAACTACGACATGGTCTCCCTGGCCACGGCGGTCGCGCTCATGTTCGCGCTGCAGTTCGTGGTCTACCGAACCCGCTTCGGCACCGCCATGCGCGCCGTCTCCTTCGACGCCGGCGTCGCCGGGCTCATGGGCATCAACGTGAACCGGGTGATCGCCTGGACCTTCGCGCTCGGCTCGGGCCTCGCCGCCGCGGCCGCGCTGCTGGTGGCCGGGTCGCGCCCCACCATCAACCCGCTCATGGGGCTCCTCCCCGGCATCAAGGCCTTCGTGGCCGCGGTGTTCGGCGGCATCGGCAACGTGCCCGGCGCCATGGTCGGCGGGCTCGTGCTCGGCCTGGCCGAGGAGTTCGTGGCCGGCTACGCCCTCTCCTCCTACCGGGACGGCATCGCCTTCGCGATGCTGATCCTCGTCCTCCTCGTCCGCCCCGCCGGGCTCTTCGGGCGCGTCCGCGCCGAGAAGGTGTAA
- a CDS encoding ABC transporter substrate-binding protein: MRIHRALAVAALAFAVVGCQQKKEEAAPAQAPAATPQAAQAAPAGDKIVFGHVGSMSGNEATFGDSTDKGIKLAVDEQNKKGGVKGKQIVVKTLDDQGKPEEAAVAATRLVTQDHATILLGEVASSRSLAMAPIADSNQVPMISPTSTNPKVTKDGDKTRPYVFRVCFIDPFQGTVMAKFATENLKVKNVAILRDVGNDYSVGLADFFAKKFQELGGKIVSDQSYKAGDQDFKAQLTAIKGKNPQAIYVPGYYTDVALISRQARELGMKQPLMGGDGWDSSKLYEIAKGALDGSYFSNHYTPEDPSPVIQEFVSKYKAAYGSVPDALATLGYDAAKVAINALESAKDLTGPSIRDAIEQTKGFKGVSGVITLDADHNAVKSAVVLGIEKNNAKYAATVNP; encoded by the coding sequence ATGAGAATTCATCGCGCGTTGGCGGTGGCCGCCCTGGCCTTCGCCGTGGTTGGCTGCCAGCAGAAGAAGGAAGAGGCCGCGCCGGCTCAGGCGCCCGCTGCAACTCCCCAGGCCGCCCAGGCCGCGCCGGCCGGCGACAAGATCGTCTTCGGCCACGTCGGCTCGATGTCGGGCAACGAGGCCACCTTCGGCGACTCCACCGACAAGGGCATCAAGCTCGCGGTGGACGAGCAGAACAAGAAGGGCGGCGTCAAGGGCAAGCAGATCGTCGTGAAGACCCTCGACGACCAGGGCAAGCCGGAGGAGGCCGCCGTGGCCGCCACCCGGCTCGTCACCCAGGACCACGCCACCATCCTCCTCGGCGAGGTGGCCTCCAGCCGCTCGCTGGCGATGGCGCCGATCGCCGACTCGAACCAGGTCCCGATGATCTCGCCGACCTCGACCAACCCCAAGGTCACCAAGGACGGCGACAAGACCCGCCCCTACGTCTTCCGCGTCTGCTTCATCGATCCCTTCCAGGGCACCGTGATGGCGAAGTTCGCCACCGAGAACCTGAAGGTGAAGAACGTCGCGATCCTCCGCGACGTCGGCAACGACTACTCGGTGGGCCTCGCCGACTTCTTCGCGAAGAAGTTCCAGGAGCTCGGCGGCAAGATCGTCTCCGACCAGAGCTACAAGGCCGGCGACCAGGACTTCAAGGCCCAGCTCACCGCCATCAAGGGCAAGAACCCCCAGGCCATCTACGTCCCCGGCTACTACACCGACGTGGCCCTCATCTCCCGCCAGGCCCGCGAGCTCGGCATGAAGCAGCCGCTCATGGGCGGCGACGGCTGGGATTCGTCCAAGCTCTACGAGATCGCCAAGGGCGCGCTCGACGGCTCGTACTTCTCGAACCACTACACGCCGGAGGATCCGTCCCCGGTGATCCAGGAGTTCGTGAGCAAGTACAAGGCCGCCTACGGCAGCGTCCCCGACGCGCTCGCCACCCTGGGCTACGACGCGGCCAAGGTCGCCATCAACGCGCTCGAGAGCGCCAAGGACCTCACCGGCCCCTCGATCCGCGACGCCATCGAGCAGACCAAGGGCTTCAAGGGCGTGAGCGGCGTGATCACCCTCGACGCCGACCACAACGCCGTGAAGTCGGCGGTGGTGCTCGGCATCGAGAAGAACAACGCGAAGTACGCGGCCACCGTCAATCCGTAG